One region of Mycolicibacterium rhodesiae NBB3 genomic DNA includes:
- a CDS encoding alanine and proline-rich secreted protein Apa, with protein sequence MDQQDAVRVHRKGLSKSLAIAALTGATAVALALPSIAQAQPAPTPAPPPPPPSGNTFLQGPPPPPGAPAPPPPPADPNAPPPPPPADPNAPPPPPADPNAPPAPPPVEAGRVDNAAGGLSFVVPAGWKVSDSTQLSYGQALLTKIAPEGAEPPNDTSVLLGRLDLKLFAGAETDNTKAAQRLASDMGEFFMPFPGTRINQKTVPLDAAGMPGVASYYEVKFTDANKPTGQIWAGVVGEPVEPGTPRGQRTPQRWFVVWLGTATNPIPQEEAVTLANSIRPYTAPAAPPPADPNAPPPPPGAPPAPGAPPAPGAPPPPPADPNAPPPPPAPPGVGVPVPVAPEAAPGMLPPS encoded by the coding sequence ATGGATCAGCAGGACGCCGTACGTGTACACCGCAAGGGCCTCTCGAAGTCGCTGGCGATCGCGGCGCTGACCGGTGCCACCGCGGTGGCGCTCGCGCTGCCGTCGATCGCACAGGCACAGCCCGCGCCCACGCCCGCACCGCCACCGCCGCCGCCAAGCGGCAATACGTTCCTGCAGGGCCCGCCGCCACCGCCGGGAGCCCCGGCGCCGCCGCCTCCGCCCGCGGATCCGAACGCGCCGCCACCCCCGCCGCCCGCGGATCCGAATGCGCCGCCACCGCCCCCTGCCGATCCGAACGCGCCGCCGGCTCCGCCGCCCGTCGAGGCCGGCCGCGTCGACAACGCCGCCGGCGGTCTGAGCTTCGTGGTTCCTGCCGGATGGAAGGTCTCGGATTCGACGCAGCTGTCCTACGGTCAGGCCCTGTTGACCAAGATCGCACCCGAAGGTGCTGAGCCGCCGAACGATACGAGCGTGCTGCTCGGACGTCTCGATCTCAAGCTCTTCGCAGGCGCCGAGACCGACAACACCAAGGCGGCCCAGCGGCTGGCATCAGATATGGGTGAGTTCTTCATGCCGTTCCCCGGCACCAGGATCAACCAGAAGACGGTTCCCCTTGATGCCGCAGGCATGCCGGGGGTTGCGTCGTACTACGAGGTGAAGTTCACCGACGCCAACAAGCCCACCGGCCAGATCTGGGCGGGCGTGGTCGGTGAACCGGTCGAACCGGGCACCCCGCGTGGTCAGCGCACACCGCAGCGCTGGTTCGTCGTCTGGCTCGGGACGGCCACCAACCCGATTCCACAGGAAGAGGCGGTCACACTCGCCAACTCCATCCGGCCGTACACCGCGCCGGCCGCTCCGCCTCCAGCGGATCCGAATGCGCCGCCACCGCCTCCCGGTGCTCCGCCGGCGCCGGGTGCTCCGCCCGCGCCGGGTGCGCCGCCGCCTCCGCCCGCAGACCCCAACGCGCCGCCGCCTCCGCCCGCACCCCCGGGTGTGGGAGTGCCGGTACCGGTCGCACCCGAAGCCGCCCCAGGGATGCTGCCGCCCTCCTGA
- a CDS encoding GlsB/YeaQ/YmgE family stress response membrane protein, which yields MDIIATTQFLSERSTTLTSVGWIGYIIIGALAGWIAGKIVSGRGSGILMNIVIGVIGALIGGFLLSFWFDTAEGGWWFTFFTAILGSVILLWLVGLVQKKT from the coding sequence ATGGACATCATCGCGACTACCCAATTCCTTTCAGAACGGTCCACCACGCTCACCAGTGTCGGCTGGATCGGCTACATCATCATCGGGGCGCTCGCCGGCTGGATCGCCGGAAAGATCGTCTCGGGCAGGGGATCCGGGATCCTGATGAACATCGTGATCGGTGTCATCGGCGCCTTGATCGGTGGTTTCCTCCTGAGCTTCTGGTTCGACACCGCCGAGGGGGGTTGGTGGTTCACCTTCTTCACCGCGATCCTCGGGTCGGTCATCCTGCTGTGGCTCGTCGGCCTGGTGCAGAAGAAGACCTAG
- a CDS encoding zinc-binding alcohol dehydrogenase family protein, which produces MRAWRVRRPGPMSTRPLEHVTADVPRPGPGELLVAVRACGVCRTDLHVAEGDLPVHRQGVIPGHEVVGEVVEVGPQETPGAGFAVGDRVGIAWLRHTCGRCKFCESGKENLCAQSRYTGWDADGGYAEFATVPAAYAHSLPDLYSDTELAPLLCAGIIGYRALLRAELPAGGRLGIYGFGGSAHLTAQVALAQGAEVHVMTRGEKARDLASALGAASVQGAYDRPPVALDSAILFAPVGDLVLPALEALDRGGTLAVAGIHLSDIPPMNYQRHLFQERQVRSVASNTRADAREFLSFAGRHHLEVTSPQYPLARADDALADLGAGRISGAAVLVV; this is translated from the coding sequence ATGAGGGCGTGGCGGGTTCGTCGGCCAGGTCCGATGAGCACCCGTCCACTGGAGCACGTCACTGCCGATGTGCCGAGGCCGGGACCGGGCGAGTTACTCGTCGCAGTGCGGGCATGTGGCGTGTGCCGCACCGACCTGCACGTCGCAGAGGGTGATCTGCCGGTGCACCGGCAAGGGGTGATCCCGGGTCACGAGGTCGTCGGCGAAGTCGTCGAAGTGGGTCCCCAGGAAACGCCGGGTGCTGGGTTCGCGGTCGGCGACCGGGTCGGAATCGCATGGCTCCGACACACCTGTGGGCGGTGCAAGTTCTGCGAGAGCGGCAAAGAAAACCTGTGCGCACAGTCTCGTTACACCGGGTGGGACGCCGACGGCGGATATGCGGAATTCGCCACTGTGCCAGCCGCTTACGCGCATTCACTGCCGGATCTGTACTCCGACACCGAGTTGGCGCCATTGCTGTGCGCCGGCATCATCGGCTATCGCGCGCTGTTGCGCGCCGAACTGCCCGCGGGCGGACGGCTCGGCATCTACGGGTTCGGCGGAAGTGCGCACTTGACCGCGCAGGTCGCGCTCGCACAGGGGGCCGAGGTCCACGTGATGACGCGCGGGGAGAAAGCCAGGGACCTGGCGTCGGCGCTGGGGGCGGCATCGGTGCAGGGCGCATATGACCGTCCGCCGGTCGCACTGGACTCCGCGATTCTCTTCGCACCTGTCGGTGATCTGGTGCTTCCCGCCCTGGAGGCGCTCGACCGCGGCGGCACGTTGGCCGTCGCGGGGATCCACCTGTCCGACATTCCGCCGATGAACTATCAGCGTCACCTTTTTCAGGAGCGCCAGGTGCGGTCGGTGGCATCCAACACCCGAGCCGACGCTCGCGAATTCCTCTCCTTCGCCGGCCGTCACCACCTCGAGGTGACCAGTCCGCAGTACCCGCTCGCCCGCGCTGACGATGCACTCGCCGACCTCGGCGCGGGCCGGATCTCCGGCGCGGCGGTGCTGGTGGTCTAG
- a CDS encoding CGNR zinc finger domain-containing protein has protein sequence MDEYDERVVAEPTRWLADEESKPAPEPLLRIQALVNTVELPTGPDRLADPDDARPWLIDNGLMAAEAYLSDADLQLLRDVREALRAVLVRNSGGPAPTEAQCKPLRTVAAGGVARAEVDADGNVGLVAAGDSVPERLVDLLLIMRDAQRHGSWARLKVCGNDECRWAFYDRSRNHGGTWCEMSSCGNKLKNREFRARRKKANR, from the coding sequence ATGGATGAATACGATGAGCGCGTGGTTGCCGAACCGACGCGGTGGCTCGCCGACGAGGAGTCCAAGCCGGCTCCTGAACCGCTGCTGCGCATTCAGGCACTCGTCAACACCGTCGAGCTGCCCACGGGTCCGGATCGACTCGCCGATCCCGACGACGCCCGACCATGGCTGATCGACAACGGACTGATGGCTGCCGAGGCCTATTTGAGCGACGCCGATCTGCAGCTGCTGCGTGATGTTCGCGAGGCGTTGCGCGCGGTCCTGGTGCGCAACAGCGGTGGGCCCGCGCCGACCGAGGCGCAGTGCAAGCCGCTTCGTACCGTGGCCGCGGGTGGCGTCGCGCGCGCCGAGGTCGACGCCGACGGGAACGTCGGGCTCGTGGCGGCCGGCGATTCGGTGCCCGAACGGCTGGTCGACCTCCTGCTGATCATGCGCGACGCACAGCGGCACGGTAGTTGGGCGCGGTTGAAGGTCTGTGGGAACGACGAGTGCCGGTGGGCGTTCTACGACAGATCGCGCAACCACGGCGGCACATGGTGCGAGATGTCGTCGTGCGGCAACAAGCTCAAGAACCGCGAGTTTCGTGCACGCCGCAAAAAGGCGAACCGCTGA
- a CDS encoding CPBP family intramembrane glutamic endopeptidase: protein MSDQAVVAEPHPLTDQLSALHHFRIYADIAVVVVVLALTNVVAHFTTPWASIATVPAAAVGLLVLVRARGLGWTELGLGREHWKSGAGYAVAAVGLVLSVIALGALLPWTRPMFMNNNYATISGALVASMIIIPLQTVIPEELAFRGVLHGALDRAWGFRGVAAAGSLLFGLWHIATSFGLTSSNVGFTRLFGGGLLGTVAGVVLAVAATAFAGFVFTWLRRRSGSLIAPIALHWSLNGLGALAAALVWHLST, encoded by the coding sequence GTGTCCGATCAAGCCGTGGTAGCCGAGCCGCACCCGCTGACCGACCAATTGTCTGCGCTCCACCATTTCCGTATCTATGCCGACATCGCCGTCGTCGTCGTCGTCCTTGCCCTCACCAATGTCGTCGCGCACTTCACGACCCCGTGGGCCAGCATCGCGACGGTGCCGGCCGCCGCTGTCGGACTGCTGGTGCTCGTGCGAGCGCGTGGTCTGGGCTGGACCGAGTTGGGCCTCGGCAGGGAGCACTGGAAATCGGGTGCGGGCTATGCCGTGGCTGCCGTCGGGCTCGTGCTCTCGGTGATCGCGCTCGGCGCGCTGCTGCCGTGGACCCGACCGATGTTCATGAACAACAACTACGCCACGATCTCCGGTGCGTTGGTTGCGTCGATGATCATCATTCCGCTGCAGACGGTGATCCCCGAAGAGCTGGCATTCCGCGGGGTCCTGCACGGCGCTCTGGACCGCGCGTGGGGTTTCCGCGGCGTGGCGGCGGCCGGCTCGTTGCTCTTCGGCCTGTGGCACATCGCCACCTCATTCGGCCTTACCAGCAGTAATGTCGGTTTCACGCGCTTGTTCGGCGGCGGCCTGCTCGGCACCGTAGCCGGGGTCGTGCTTGCAGTGGCGGCCACCGCGTTCGCCGGATTCGTGTTCACCTGGCTGCGGCGGCGCAGCGGGAGCCTGATCGCGCCGATCGCGTTGCACTGGTCGCTCAACGGTCTGGGTGCGTTGGCCGCCGCTCTCGTGTGGCATCTTTCGACCTGA